In one Misgurnus anguillicaudatus chromosome 1, ASM2758022v2, whole genome shotgun sequence genomic region, the following are encoded:
- the LOC129432144 gene encoding histone H2B — MPEPAKPAPKKGSKKAVTKSAAKSGKKRKRSRKESYAIYVYKVLKQVHPDTGISSKAMGIMNSFVNDIFERIAGESSRLAHYNKRSTITSREIQTAVRLLLPGELAKHAVSEGTKAVTKYTSSK, encoded by the coding sequence ATGCCTGAACCAGCAAAGCCCGCGCCCAAGAAGGGCTCAAAGAAAGCCGTCACCAAGAGCGCCGCCAAGAGTGGAAAGAAGCGCAAGAGGTCCAGGAAGGAGAGTTACGCCATCTACGTGTACAAAGTCCTGAAGCAGGTTCATCCTGACACCGGCATTTCTTCAAAGGCGATGGGCATCATGAACTCTTTCGTCAACGACATCTTTGAGCGCATCGCCGGTGAGTCTTCTCGTCTCGCTCACTACAACAAGCGCTCCACCATCACCTCGAGAGAGATCCAGACCGCCGTGCGTCTCCTGCTGCCCGGTGAACTCGCCAAACACGCCGTGTCTGAGGGAACAAAGGCCGTCACCAAATACACGAGCTCCAAGTAA
- the LOC129431965 gene encoding histone H4, producing MSGRGKGGKGLGKGGAKRHRKVLRDNIQGITKPAIRRLARRGGVKRISGLIYEETRGVLKVFLENVIRDAVTYTEHAKRKTVTAMDVVYALKRQGRTLYGFGG from the coding sequence ATGTCTGGAAGAGGTAAAGGTGGGAAAGGACTCGGAAAAGGAGGCGCTAAGCGTCATCGTAAGGTTCTGCGTGATAACATTCAGGGTATCACCAAACCCGCCATCCGTCGTCTCGCTCGCCGTGGTGGTGTCAAGCGTATCTCCGGTCTTATCTACGAGGAGACCCGCGGTGTGTTGAAGGTGTTTCTGGAGAATGTTATCCGTGACGCTGTCACCTACACCGAGCACGCCAAGAGAAAGACCGTCACCGCTATGGATGTCGTGTACGCGCTGAAGAGACAGGGACGCACACTGTACGGTTTCGGAGGTTAA
- the LOC129431924 gene encoding histone H3, translating into MARTKQTARKSTGGKAPRKQLATKAARKSAPATGGVKKPHRYRPGTVALREIRRYQKSTELLIRKLPFQRLVREIAQDFKTDLRFQSSAVMALQESSEAYLVGLFEDTNLCAIHAKRVTIMPKDIQLARRIRGERA; encoded by the coding sequence ATGGCCCGAACCAAGCAGACCGCACGTAAGTCAACTGGAGGCAAAGCTCCTAGGAAGCAGCTCGCTACTAAAGCCGCCCGTAAGAGTGCCCCGGCCACCGGTGGAGTGAAGAAGCCTCATCGTTACAGGCCCGGCACCGTGGCTCTGAGAGAGATCCGCCGTTATCAGAAATCAACCGAACTGCTGATCCGCAAGCTTCCCTTCCAGCGTCTGGTGAGAGAAATCGCTCAGGACTTCAAGACTGATCTGCGCTTCCAGAGCTCTGCTGTCATGGCCCTGCAGGAGTCCAGTGAGGCTTACTTGGTCGGTCTGTTCGAGGACACCAACCTGTGCGCCATCCACGCCAAGAGAGTCACCATCATGCCCAAAGACATCCAGCTGGCCCGCCGTATCCGCGGAGAGCGCGCTTAA
- the LOC129431930 gene encoding histone H2A-like yields MSGRGKTGGKARAKAKTRSSRAGLQFPVGRVHRLLRKGNYAERVGAGAPVYLAAVLEYLTAEILELAGNAARDNKKTRIIPRHLQLAVRNDEELNKLLGGVTIAQGGVLPNIQAVLLPKKTEKPAKTK; encoded by the coding sequence ATGAGTGGAAGAGGTAAAACCGGCGGTAAGGCGAGAGCGAAGGCCAAGACTCGCTCATCCAGAGCTGGACTGCAGTTTCCCGTCGGTCGTGTTCACAGACTCCTCCGTAAAGGCAATTATGCTGAGCGTGTCGGTGCCGGTGCTCCCGTCTATCTGGCCGCAGTGCTCGAGTATCTGACCGCTGAGATCCTGGAGTTGGCCGGAAACGCCGCTCGTGACAACAAGAAGACTCGCATCATTCCCCGTCATCTGCAGCTGGCGGTGCGCAATGACGAGGAGCTGAACAAACTTCTGGGCGGTGTGACCATCGCTCAGGGCGGCGTGCTGCCCAACATCCAGGCTGTGCTGTTGCCCAAGAAGACCGAGAAGCCCGCCAAGACCAAATAA
- the LOC129431914 gene encoding histone H1-like translates to MAETAPAPAAPPAKAPKKKTAAKAKKTGPSVSELVVKAVTASKERSGVSLAALKKALAAAGYDVKKNNSRIKIAIKGLVTKGTLVQTKGTGASGSFKLNKKQAETKKAAPKAKKPAAKKPAAAKKPKTAAAKKTAAKKSPKKVKKPAATAAKKATKSPKKATKSPKKAKKPAAPKKAAKSPKKAKVVKPKTAKPKAAKPKKAAPKKK, encoded by the coding sequence ATGGCAGAAACCGCTCCAGCTCCAGCTGCTCCACCGGCCAAAGCGCCCAAGAAGAAAACTGCAGCCAAGGCGAAGAAAACGGGTCCGAGCGTGAGCGAGCTCGTCGTCAAAGCTGTGACAGCCTCCAAGGAGAGAAGCGGCGTGTCCCTCGCTGCCCTGAAGAAAGCGCTCGCCGCCGCCGGCTACGACGTGAAGAAGAACAACTCCCGCATCAAGATCGCCATCAAGGGTCTGGTGACTAAAGGCACATTGGTTCAGACTAAAGGAACCGGCGCGTCTGGCTCATTCAAGCTGAACAAGAAGCAAGCAGAGACCAAGAAGGCCGCTCCTAAAGCAAAGAAGCCCGCAGCCAAAAAGCCCGCAGCTGCCAAGAAGCCCAAAACTGCTGCAGCAAAGAAGACCGCCGCAAAGAAATCTCCGAAGAAGGTGAAGAAGCCCGCTGCCACAGCCGCTAAGAAAGCAACGAAGAGCCCTAAGAAGGCAACCAAGAGCCCCAAAAAGGCAAAGAAGCCTGCGGCTCCTAAGAAAGCAGCAAAGAGTCCCAAAAAGGCGAAGGTTGTGAAGCCCAAGACGGCAAAGCCTAAAGCGGCCAAGCCTAAAAAGGCCGCACCCAAAAAGAAGTAA
- the LOC129431936 gene encoding histone H2A-like: MSGRGKTGGKARAKAKTRSSRAGLQFPVGRVHRLLRKGNYAERVGAGAPVYLAAVLEYLTAEILELAGNAARDNKKTRIIPRHLQLAVRNDEELNKLLGGVTIAQGGVLPNIQAVLLPKKTEKPAKTK, translated from the coding sequence ATGAGCGGTAGAGGTAAAACCGGCGGTAAGGCGAGAGCGAAGGCCAAGACTCGTTCATCCAGAGCTGGACTGCAGTTTCCCGTCGGTCGTGTTCATAGACTTCTCCGTAAAGGCAACTATGCTGAGCGTGTCGGTGCCGGTGCTCCCGTCTATCTGGCCGCAGTGCTCGAGTATCTGACCGCTGAGATCTTGGAGTTGGCCGGAAACGCCGCTCGTGACAACAAAAAGACTCGCATCATTCCCCGTCATCTGCAGCTGGCGGTGCGCAATGACGAGGAGCTCAACAAACTTCTGGGCGGTGTGACCATCGCTCAGGGTGGAGTTCTGCCTAACATCCAGGCTGTCCTGCTGCCCAAGAAGACCGAGAAGCCCGCTAAGACCAAATGA
- the LOC129432145 gene encoding histone H3-like produces the protein MARTKQTARKSTGGKAPRKQLATKAARKSAPATGGVKKPHRYRPGTVALREIRRYQKSTELLIRKLPFQRLVREIAQDFKTDLRFQSSAVMALQESSEAYLVGLFEDTNLCAIHAKRVTIMPKDIQLARRIRGERA, from the coding sequence ATGGCAAGAACCAAGCAGACCGCTCGTAAATCTACTGGAGGCAAAGCTCCAAGGAAGCAGCTCGCTACTAAAGCCGCCCGTAAGAGCGCCCCGGCCACCGGTGGAGTGAAGAAGCCTCATCGTTACAGGCCCGGCACCGTGGCTCTGAGAGAGATCCGCCGTTATCAGAAATCAACCGAGCTGCTGATCCGCAAGCTTCCCTTCCAGCGTCTGGTGAGAGAAATCGCTCAGGACTTCAAGACTGATCTGCGCTTCCAGAGCTCTGCTGTCATGGCCCTGCAGGAGTCCAGTGAGGCTTACTTGGTCGGTCTGTTCGAGGACACCAATCTGTGCGCCATCCACGCCAAGAGAGTCACCATCATGCCCAAAGACATCCAGCTGGCCCGCCGTATCCGCGGAGAGCGCGCTTAA
- the LOC129431959 gene encoding histone H4, which produces MSGRGKGGKGLGKGGAKRHRKVLRDNIQGITKPAIRRLARRGGVKRISGLIYEETRGVLKVFLENVIRDAVTYTEHAKRKTVTAMDVVYALKRQGRTLYGFGG; this is translated from the coding sequence ATGTCTGGAAGAGGTAAAGGAGGTAAAGGACTCGGAAAAGGAGGCGCTAAGCGTCATCGTAAAGTTCTCCGCGATAACATTCAGGGTATCACCAAACCCGCCATCCGTCGTCTCGCTCGCCGTGGTGGTGTTAAGCGTATCTCCGGTCTTATCTACGAGGAGACTCGCGGTGTGTTGAAGGTGTTTCTGGAGAATGTTATCCGTGACGCCGTCACCTACACCGAGCACGCCAAGAGAAAGACCGTCACCGCTATGGATGTCGTGTACGCGCTGAAGAGACAGGGACGCACACTGTACGGTTTCGGAGGTTAA
- the LOC129431950 gene encoding histone H2B-like: protein MPEPAKPAPKKGSKKAVTKSAAKSGKKRKRSRKESYAIYVYKVLKQVHPDTGISSKAMGIMNSFVNDIFERIAGESSRLAHYNKRSTITSREIQTAVRLLLPGELAKHAVSEGTKAVTKYTSSK from the coding sequence ATGCCTGAGCCAGCAAAGCCCGCGCCCAAGAAGGGCTCAAAGAAAGCCGTCACCAAAAGCGCCGCCAAGAGTGGAAAGAAGCGCAAGAGGTCTAGGAAGGAGAGTTACGCCATCTACGTGTACAAAGTCCTGAAGCAGGTTCATCCCGACACCGGCATTTCTTCAAAGGCGATGGGCATCATGAACTCTTTCGTCAACGACATCTTTGAGCGCATCGCCGGTGAGTCTTCTCGTCTCGCTCACTACAACAAGCGCTCCACCATCACCTCGAGAGAGATCCAGACCGCCGTGCGTCTCCTGCTGCCCGGTGAACTCGCCAAACACGCCGTGTCTGAGGGAACAAAGGCCGTCACCAAATACACGAGCTCCAAGTAA